The genomic stretch ATAGGACTGAATTAATCATGTTACATACGTTATACAAGAGCGGGTTAGTGCATATCATCGGATAGTGATTGTAGATTTTTCTGCGAGGCAGTGATATCCGGCCTCGAATACACGTTATAGGTTGGGAGAAGAATTGGATAAGACTGAATTAATCATGTTACATACGTTATACAAGAGCGGGTTAGTGCATATCATCGAATAGTTATTGTAGATTTTTCTGCGGGGCAGTGATACCGGCCGGCCTCAAATACAAATTGTGGTTACCATGGTCTTGCGGCCTCATTAATTTCCTTCTCCTGTATTTTGATTCCTCTTGGAGTcttgagaatatatatatttaatcacAGTTGAAACCGGGCCAGATTTGTACTTGAAGTATATACTTGACCCCATTTAAGCGAATCCAAATTAATTGGTCTATAAGTATTTGGGATCAGCCAAAATATGGTCTAATTAAATAACCTTACACCAACTGTCCGGGTTTGACTCACTAAAATATCATTGAATATATATGAGTAATGAGTTGTGTTCCGGAAGATGTTTGGAGTATGCATTTAAAGAGTTTCATTGTGTTGAGCTGAAAACGCTTGTTCAACGGGCTATCtatttattcttaatttcttatcaTGTGGagtgttgaatgagttattacTCAGATATTAATGCACTTAATTGACATTCTCATATATCAGACCCGAATTAATTTAAATACATGCTAATTTCAGTGCACTGTACTCATTATCTTTGCGACCTTTGATTGTTTACTACACACAAGTAGCACTAGGATAGCAACGGGACGGGACGGAGGCGGGGAGTACACTTCCCGTCCCCATCCCCAAAACTCCGACCTCATCTCCGTCTCCGACTCTCCGTCCCCATCCCCAACGAGAAATTGAAAATAGTACCAATCCCATCTCCGCGGGGAATTAGGCGGGGATGGAATTCCCTATCCCCAGTCAACTAttagtcaaaattttaaaataatgtaatttttaaatttaaaaactaaaatctgtgtgtgtatatatatatattgtgaggTTACTCTCACACACTGCCGCTGGTAAGACTCGATCTCTAGTCTTTCTTCATATATAAACTTTATCCTTGTGACCAACTGGTAGAGTTGCCCATGTTGCACTCATTATCTTAAACTTATCATTACCCGTCTAAGGTCATGGGTCTCGAACCCAAGACCCTAGttaaaaacaacaatatttACTAGAATTGGTGGGTGCAGGAAACAAAAAGAGGCAATTTAGTGGAAGATGAAGTCAAAGGAATTAGGAAACCAAATTAAGAAGCTAAGGAATGAGAGTGATATCTCTCCACTTGAGTCAACAGGGATGGGATCGGAAATGCAATTAAGCAGCAACAATAGCAAATAACAATGGTGGGTCACCTAACTCCAAATATATTCCTTTCTTCCACcatcactttttctttttgttttcttagaCTCTTCCCACATAACATATGATGATGATCtgctttttatttattcaaatcaCCTTCTAGAAGGCCTCACCTACatgttttatgtttatataacaaattaatgaaattattaataaaataaacaatccattttttttagtactactgactctattagattataatatatgttcatctatactttctcaagcacaaagagtcaatacatGCGGCCTTCactgagactcgatctcatgacctcccatatagaagtgtcactacatgtcatctaaGCACAAAGTTAGTATaacttaaataatttatttttgaaagcgTCAATTACCGTAATTTAGTGTCGAATTGCGCAATCATCCACTAGTAATTAAATGAACATTTGAAACTAATAAAGTTGATGACATATGGACATCGGAATAATATCCATAGCATGCGCCTACCAAACTTACTACATTTAATAATTCCATTGCAAATTCCAGTAATAATTTCgtcaccaaaaataaaaaatccgaCATCTGTAATACGTTACAGAATCAAAATATACATCAtcgtataaaaaaaaaagtcctttACTTTAATAAGTACGGAGTAACAATTTGTGTTAATTAAAATTTGCCGATAATTACCACTTCAAGCCTTTAAATTTGATTAATAGTATTTTTCAacgctaattttttttttacaataactTTTTCATATAGAATAATCATTCTAAGTTTCCATCGACAATAAATAAGGATTATGGAAACCGAAAGACATTTCCAATTTTGACGTCTTGttggtaataaataatttaattggaattttaaattttagtaaccgatagaattaaatattttcttttattaggATTATAGGATTGGGCCAAAACAAAGGAGGGAATGGGCCTCGTTGCTGAGAAAACTAGCACATGGGACGAAACATAAATCGTTATACTATGGATCATGGTTCATATTTACATGAACTATTGATACACTATTTATTATCTATTGTTGGTGTTAAAGGATGAACGTCGCGGAGTAAACCCTGGTAAAGAGGACTAGGTTGGACCAACTCACCAACCTATGGTGTACGAATTGTTATATCAATAGCAATAATGCCGGACAACTAAGTTGGTATAGAAAAGCTGTTGCATCCCAAGAAATTCTTTTCTATACAATTTTTCACACAAGCTATGTTTTTGAACAAACTTCCATAGGCAATTGGCTAccctgattttttattttttacatcttaattttaaaaaatgttgccAACACGATAAGACTCTAAGGTTGTAATTCTACTTGGATAGCCTGATAATTTATGTTCAAaattgtcaaagaccttgtggttgaGCAGCATAACTGCGATTGTCCTAAATGGGATGTTCTCGAAACTGTAATTGAGGCAATTAGTAGGactcaaaatataatttaaggaaaaaaaaaagaaaaagaaaaaaagaagcaagtggCAGGAGATGCAAATTGAATGTAAACCTAAATTTACCAAACTAAATAAACCAGCCCTACAATTAGGCATAAATTAACGACAAGAAAACCAAAGTCAAGACGACCACTACTTTCTTTTCCCAAATCCGTTGTTTGTTTGTTGTAATTTTCTATAAATAACTTCCATTATAGCTTACAGATGGAGCCCACCAACATTATATATAGAATTCGATTCATCCTCAGCACATATATTGTTAGATTAGAGTTGTTtgctattttctattttctgccTCAACAAATTGACTGGATCAAGTGGAGTGAGTTGTTGCATTTCTTCTAGAAACCCtaaaaacaacaataaaatcATGGGAATTAGTTTAATGACTTTCAAGGAATCTGATGAACcactatctatatctatatttaattcatatatatctatatttaatTCAGAGTTTTTTGTTGGGATAACGAGAGTCCTGCTTCTGTATAGTAGTTCGCAAATCACACCGGAGTGGTAAACTACATACACTCTAAAAATCTTATGCGAGGGACTCGATCGCAAAACTGTTGATAAGAATCGAATTCGTAATTTTCTGGTATAAAAATCATACTCTACCTACTTGGTCATAACCTCTTTTGGGACATATAATTCAGAGTTTAggataaatttataatttattatcattaattactatttttgtgacaatataacatcaataaaataatttaatctggaataataagaaaaatgcaGTAGTTGGGAGGTCCTTCTTCCTTGCCACTAAAAAAGAGATGTTTTTTATGCAACAAAAATCATGTGGGTTGAcaaattataagttttttttttttaatctttacattttatgttataTGATATGATTAAAAACAATGCATATTTAATATACATCTATGTTTCCTTTTGAGGTGTTGTATTTTGacttataaaattaaactaatgaCATACAAATACATATGTGTATGAAGCTGGCCGGGAGAGATATATAATACACAAATGACATGACATGCAAgttcaatataattaatatatcacAATTCAAGCAAGCTTCTAGAGCATAAGGTCCCTATCAATTTTCCTACCAAACATACCAAATAATGCACAGGGAAAAAAACAACATTGAACAAATGATAGATCAGAGCTAGCCAGTACCCATCAAAATCAAGGTCTCTAGTAGCCTAATTTAAGGTGGGGATGACTTGCCGACCACGCAGATAGGAAGAGGTATGATGATTGAGAACATGTACATAAGAGACAACATTTGACTGTTGAGGAATATAATAGAAGAGAAGATAAAAAGAAGGTATGAATTGGATGGATGGGAGGAAGTGAATTAGGTATCGTTTAGAAACTATATAAATTAGTGTATGATGATGATGTGGAGTGTAAAAAAGTTAGGTGGCACAAGATCAAATGGGAGTCCAAGAAGTTAGAAAAGTATAAAAATGGTTGGTAAATTtgacacacacaaaaaaaaaaaaaaaaggagcttTTGTAGCAAGCATATTATCACAATAATTGAGAGTGTTGTgtatagtaataaataattgtaTGCATTCTAGCGGCATTAAGGTACTTTTAATATCAAATTAAGTAAATTTATTGAATACGGTAAGAAAAATTAGATGAGATAACTGTTCCTCGATTTTTATATTTAGCTAATTAAGTACAATGCGATGATGTCTTTAAATATGACTACctgaatcaaaaaaaaaaaaaaaaatatgactaCCTATAAAATTCATAATGTAACGATAAAATAAATGTTCTTCATCATGCAAAGCACTTGAtaactaatattaaatcttGCAAGCGTAATAACACCCTATGATAAGTGCAACAGATTGATTCCTCGCAAAACCAAGTCTTTGGGCTAGAGCGTGACCGAGTTGCCCATTGCTTCAACCTCATGCAAGTTAATGGATCGAACACCCGAATCCAAGCCCAATGAAAATAGGCCGGACCAATTTACAATTATCTTTTCACAATCAATCATTTAgagcatgtttggttggatggaaaaggTTTTCAAGAAAATCACCTaaattttgtggaaaatgatattttatattgtttggttcatggaatttATTGTTCAAAAGAACTAGAATAATTTCACATTTGAGGAAAAAAAGTTCTTTGCTCAACAaaggtattttgttttttcatggaaaagattttcttTGTTCACTTGGTAAATATTTTTATCCTCAGAACTTTCTTAATTATCATTGTGTATGGGCATATTGatttttatactcattatttattacaatttcaaatccaaccaaacaaatgaatcaatattctcagtaattttttttttaccaactaaacaataaaatcaatctttctggtaatttcttttccatggAATTCAATTCTATCGAATATTTTTTTCCCGAACCAAACAGGCCGTTCAAGAAAAAAAGTTGtataatttattgttatatttactatttaaatgttaaatcaagttttttttaatgtaattacTAAATACATAAACTTTAttcattaatattaaattaattaacatacagATTAAACAATTATTAAAGGAACTATACAGAAAAtatgtttgaaaaaatattactttgtgaagggaaaaataaagaaataaaaatattatgacCTATTTATTTTCCTACCTCTTTATTGAAAAAGTATGAGTggtaaaatagaataaatataacaagattagaaaataatttactGTGTAATATGATGATAcctttattatcattttaaatgaaTGATTATAAGATAGAACCAAGTAATGATTTATTTGGATTGAAAAAATATAGAACATAGGTTTATTTTATAGAgagtaatttattttcaaataaagacATTTTACTGTTAGCAATCATGGTAAAAGCAGAGGGTGCAGAAAGTAAATAAACAAAAGTACATGAAAAGTAGAGCTACCTACCAAATCCAGCACTAACTTAATTGCTGCATAGCAACCACTCGTCTTTCTCACCAACTCGGTCAAATACCTGCATTCAATCAAactctcttttttatttatttattttttttaaaaaaaataaaataaaattaatgaattctTTCCTAGAGCTATAGGTCCCGAGTCAAATGGTCATTATCccctcatcttcttccttcccCTCACCATTTATATTACCCCCATCTTACTCGCTTTTTGTCCTTACAACATCATATCACCACTTCTCTCTCCCTCTGTTTTGTTTAACCAATTCAAAACCTTAATTGTATCGTCGGATCCTAGGAAAGCTAGCGTAAACAGAGTGAAGTAAACATGGGCAGATCTCCTTGTTGTGAGAAGGAACATACGAACAAAGGCGCGTGGACCAAGGAAGAAGACGAGAGGCTTATTAGGTATATCAAAAAACACGGCGAAGGTTGTTGGCGAACCCTCCCAAAAGCTGCCGGTatttatctactatactaaatTCCTCAtttctttctccttttttttcatCTATCGTCGTCCACGATTTATTCTCGATCTCTTTTTGATATGTGGGGAATTCGATCacctttaatatataattaaggttTTCATGTTTGTCTGTTTTCCTTAATCATCTGTCGTCGCTGAAGAACTAACGTTTTCATTGTTCTAACAATCTAGACAGTTAGTTTCTCACGTGGTTTTTTTAGAATCATATCACATGTTATCAATATCTGAAaaatttatgttattatgtATTTCTGTAGGGTTGCTTAGATGTGGGAAGAGTTGCAGGCTGCGATGGATAAACTATCTAAGACCTGATCTTAAACGAGGCAACTTCACTGAGGAAGAAGACGAACTCATCATCAACCTTCATAGCTTACTTGGAAACAAGTACATATACTACACCAACGCTTTTtctttacatatatattaagtttaaaaCGATGTTGTGATCAAATTGGTGTAACATAGGCATAAATATAATGATGTTTTTTGTGGATCAGATGGTCATTGATAGCGGCACGGTTACCGGGAAGAACGGATAACGAGATCAAGAATTACTGGAACACTCACATTAAACGGAAGCTTCTCAGCCGTGGGATCGACCCGCAGACACACCGCCCTGTAAGTTCAGCTCAGAACACTGCGGCGGCCGACACCGCCGCCGTCCCCGTCGCCAACAACCTAGACCAACAACATGAGACTGCCGCAGGTGGGTGTCTGCCGTGGATGAGAAACACAAAGGCCGAGAATTCGAACAACACTTCTTCGACGACCGAGGATTCGAATAGCAGCAACGGATTGTCGTCCGAGGAAATAGAATTGCACCCGGCGGCTCCGCTCATCAACCTGGAGCTGTCCATCAGTCTTCCCCAATCCCCGGCGCCGTCGCCGTCGACGACGAAACTCACCGGGAAAGAGTTTAACGATCAAACGCTTAAAAGCCATATCTTCTTCAGTCAGCGAGCAGTGTGTTTGTGTTACAATTTAGGGTTTCAGAATAGTAATGCGTGTAACTGTGACAAAATGATGACGACGAGCAGCATAAACGCTGAAGCAGGGATGCACAGTTTTTACAGGCCCCTAAGTTTataagaaattgtaattttcccCCTCTATATTAATAGTGAATATGATCGCTTTAATTTGGTCCCGGCTACTTTTTGAGTCGCATAAATGTGAAATTAGCTTTCAGTCGCACTCCTTCATTCAATTCTCTTCCACCCAACACAAACATTTctagatttttaattaaagtaaaattCAAATCTAAAATTTCAATGAGAtaaatattgaatttcatttgGCATTGGCAATATCATTTGTCAAATTTATTACATCTAAACCATGCAAGAGAGTTAGTTAAATCAAccatataattaaagaaaatcgCATTTGACGTGTTTGTCCAAAAATATTGTTAATAATCAAGCACGTAAATTTCAAATACAAGAATTGTGTTATACTTACTTGGTCGATCTTTCTTTTCAATACGGTTTTTTCTTATTGTTTTATACATTCtgtgttaattttaaaaatttataccaAGTAATGACTAACCTAAAGAGAGTGCAACTTTTATTAACTGTCGTTATTATGGCGTGGTAGctcaaactgaaaaaaaaaaaatgtttctagAAGCTTTCAATTCGTTAGTTTGATTCATTCAATTATCAGAATGGACCAAATTGAAGTGGCAAGGAAGGTATCGAAATTATTCAATTTACGTAATGTTGGGTAGGTGAGAGTGTTGACTGTCTTAATGGCCACCACATGCCTTTGTGCAACACtagcaataataataaggaaaatactatatgtactctCCTTTTATTTTCAGACTTAAATTTTTGGTGTAGACATTTTTATAGGAActcaaatgaagaaaaataatcTATCAACGTCTACCACATGCATCATCGAGTAAACTTGAGTGAGTAAAATTTAGAAGTACATGTACTAGGACTCTAATAATAATGTATGTTAGATACCCCGCCTCTGGTACTCAGTCAACATCGTCAGGCACTCATCCATAAACCCGGTAGGTAATTGCAGCCGTGACCACGGTTCGATTCCGGTTCCAAACCGGCGGTTCACGGTTCCAAGAAATTGCAAATCAGAACCGGAACCTTaatataaggttccggttctggTTAGAACCACCGGTTCAGTTTCCACGTAAAAATCATTGTCCCTCTTTATTTTTCCTCACAAATTATTTACCTTTTTATGCATTCAATCAGTCATGTTGGCCCTTCGAATGACTACCTCCGGTAGTCAGTAAAGCAATAATATCTgtattatttataagaaaaacagaccatttttttttaaatgtaaataatTCCACACAGACTAActtagtttttaaaatatagtaaaaaataaatatattaattacaataatCGCAACAAATAAAGTTACTTTATTAATTCATCTAtgagtataaaaaaatatatatcgcAGTAAGCTACTAAGCTCTGCTATCTCTATTCATAAGGTTTCATAAGTTAATTACTATACAGTatgtataatttaaaaatagtaaacATATTTTAGATTCAAACCTTATCGCACTAACTTagttcattattttatttgaggAAGCTATGCTATATATCTCTATTCATAAGGTTTGAATCTAAAatatgttttaatatttttaaattatactttttataGTATTACaccatataataatattttaaagtatGAAAGAGGTTGATAAACCCTTCCACTTGGAAATGTATTATGACATTATATATGTAGCATTAACTAGTTTAGTCAACtcattgtattaaaaataaaataaaataaaacacatgATAGATGAATGAGTAGTAGTGCCATAAAAAATTGATGCTCGTGAAAAAAGAAGAGAGGTAATCGAGTAACGAACAATATAGTGTTATTCTGTTGTTCACGCTGATTTTAGATAAACAAGCAAACATCTTCCTATtgtttaagaataaaaatttgtgTGTCAGGACTTAACTTAGTGATTTAGTATGCAGTATTGGAAGAAGAAATCAAGATCAAAACTCGACAGCCACAACGTACTGGCATTTGGCCTGATGGTCACTAAGTTATTGTCATTTACCTAagggttggagattcaaccttgaCCCAAAAACAAGTACTAATTACAAATCAGTTCCATGACGAAGAGTTATTGGGGGCATATCTCTGTTCGTGTCAAGCTCTATCTTTTCAATCTCTTAtgaatactattaactctgttacataCTCAGAGAAATTCAAACATGTGACCTCTCATTTTGGAGAACCACAGTTACGTCGCTTCATCTCTTTGACATATTTTCAATCCCTTAGTACTGGACTAAGTCTATGTTGGTTGGTTTGGTGCACTATATTCCATCATGGAGtaacaaaaaaatgaataaaataagaaagtGATGAATAATAGAGGTGAGGTAGGCATAGTTCTAGAAGGTTAGGGGAGGGCAAAGGCGGCAATAGGAGCGAATTGAAGATAGCACTACCTAACATATTGTGTGGAAAGGGAGATGGAGGAAGGTATGAGGTTTCGTTTTCGGAAAGGGACGCCCACATGTTGTGATTCAAACTTGTTGTTTTCATTTCACAGAATAAAATCCCCCAATATGTCCAATCATGCACGTAATAGTTGAAACACTATTTATtgcacataattaattaatggatgAATAACTGGTGCAACTACTGCTCCAACCCAACTCATCATTATATCATCcacttcacttttttttttgtcctaaacTTCAAAC from Ipomoea triloba cultivar NCNSP0323 chromosome 12, ASM357664v1 encodes the following:
- the LOC115998219 gene encoding myb-related protein 308-like, translating into MGRSPCCEKEHTNKGAWTKEEDERLIRYIKKHGEGCWRTLPKAAGLLRCGKSCRLRWINYLRPDLKRGNFTEEEDELIINLHSLLGNKWSLIAARLPGRTDNEIKNYWNTHIKRKLLSRGIDPQTHRPVSSAQNTAAADTAAVPVANNLDQQHETAAGGCLPWMRNTKAENSNNTSSTTEDSNSSNGLSSEEIELHPAAPLINLELSISLPQSPAPSPSTTKLTGKEFNDQTLKSHIFFSQRAVCLCYNLGFQNSNACNCDKMMTTSSINAEAGMHSFYRPLSL